The following nucleotide sequence is from Terriglobales bacterium.
AGTTGCTGGCACTTCTTGTAAAGATGGCTGCGCTCCAGCCCTAACGCTTTCGCCGTATTCGTGATGTGGTGCTGGTGGCGCTTGAGCTCCGACAAAATCGTCTGGCGCTCGAATTCCGCGGCGCGCTCGCCGAGCGTACCCGACGCAGTCGAACCCGCGGCGCCCTGTGGCAGCGCAAGCTCAACCGTCTCCGCGTTCACTTCACCGTCCGAGGCCAACAGCATCAGGCGCTCGACGGCGTTGCGCAGCTCGCGCACATTTCCCGGCCAGGGGTAGCGCTCAAGTGCGGCGACAGCTTCGGGCGCAAAACGCATCGGCTTCCAGTTATTCTGCGCGGAAACCTGCTTGGCAAAATGCTCGACCAGCGCGGGAATGTCCTCGACGCGCGAGCGCAGCGGCGGCAGCGTCAACGGAAAAACGTACACGCGATGAAACAAATCCTGGCGAAATTTTCCTTCGCGCACCAGTTCCTCAAGATTACGGTGCGTGGCAACCAGCACTCGTACGTCGACCGCGATCGGCCGATCGCCGCCGATGCGCTCCACTTCGCTCTCCTCCAGGACCCGCAGCAGCTTGGCTTGCATGGCGAGGGGCATGTCGCCGATTTCGTCGAGAAAGAGCGTGCCGCCGTTGGCCTGCTCGAATTTTCCAATGTGACGCGAGCCGGCGCCGGTGAACGAACCTTTTTCATGGCCGAACAATTCCGACTCGATCAGCTCGGCGGGCACGGCCGCGCAATTCAAGGTCACGAACGGCCCGTTGTGTCGCTGGCTCTTCTCGTGAAGCGTGCGGGCCACCAGTTCTTTGCCGGTGCCGGTCTCGCCGCAGATGCAGACACGGGTTTCACTCGCTGCGACGCGCTCGATCTGCGCCATCACCCGCTTCATTGCCGGGCCCGACCAGACGATCTCATGCTTGCCCAGTCGTGCCTTGAGTTGCTGGTTCTCCTGCTCCAGTCGTTTGAGCTTGAGCGCGTTGTCCACCGTGAGCAGCAGCTTGTCGGTGGAGAGCGGCTTCTCCAGGAAGTCCAGAGCGCCCAGGCGCGTGGCGCGCACTGCCATCTCGATGTGCGCCTGTCCGGACATCATGACTACGGGCGCGCTGACGCCGGCGGCCTTCAAATCTTCCAGCAGCGCGAGACCGTCGCGGCCGGGCATGACCACATCGGAGAGAATCAGGTCGAATTCCCGCGACTTTGCCAGCTCCAGTGCTTTGCCGGCGTTGTCGCACACCGTGGCCTCGTGCCCGGCAAGGCGGAAGGCGCGGGATAGAGACGCCAGCGTGTTCGCCTCATCGTCAACGATTAAGAGTTGGGCTTTTGTCGGCATGTTTTAAGGCGTACGAATCGCATTATCTGCGCGGTCTTTGCCTATTTACGTTCCATTTTTCCCCTTCGTGCCTCTGTGGCTAACCGCTTATGGCTGACTTGAACATATCGTTTGACACCGAGGACGTCGAGCTGCGCCGCGGCAGATCAATCCGAAAGGTGGTTCCCTTCCCTGGCGTGCTATCCACACTGATGCCGCCGTGATGATCGCTGACTACCGACTGCACGATCGCCAGACCCAACCCGGTGCCATGGACCTTGGTCGTGTAGTACGGCGTGAACAGGCGCTCACACTCCTCGCGCGTCAGGCCGGTGCCGGTATCGCTGACCTCGAGGCGCACGTGCTTGCCGGTGGCGCTGGTCCGCAACGTGAGGGTACCGCCATCGGGCATGGCATCGAGCGCGTTCAGCACCAGGTTCGATAGCGCGCGGTGCAGCAAGTCGGGGTCGGCATCGATTGCCGAAAGGGAATCATCCAGTTCCAGTTTTGCCACGACCGAGCGCAAGGGCCCTCGGCTCGCCGGCTGCGCCGCCTCGCTCGGGATAACACCACGTTGGAATTGAGCCTCGTGAAGCTTCACTACCTGGCGCGCGATATCGTTCACGTTCACGGCTTGCAGCTGCGGCTGCGGCATTTTCGAAAAGTCACTGAAGCGCCCGATGATTGTCTTCATATTGCCGAGCTCGGTGAGCAACGTGGCAGCGCTCTCCTGGAAGACTTCGTCGAACTCGGCAGAATTGCGGGCGCGCAGCAGGTTCTCCACCGTGATTTGCAGCGGGAACAGCGGATTTTTCAGCTCATGCGCCAGACGCCGTGCCAGTTCGCGCCAGGCGGCCACGCGTTCGGCCTGCATGGCTCGCTCGCGCTGCTCGGCAAGCTGGCGAGTCATGGAATTGAAGGAATCCGCCAGCTCGCCGATTTCGTCGCGGGAAGCCACCTCGACCTGCGTCTCCCAGTTTCCAGCCGCAACTTCGCGCGCCGCCTCCGCCAGGCGCTCGATCGGCTGCGTGACCCGCGCCGCCACCCAACTGCTGAGCACCACCGCTAGCAGGATTCCGATGCCGCCGACGATCAGCGCGAATGCCCCGATGTGGCGCTGCAACTCGACGAGGCCGCGGCGCGAGCTGCCCACCAACAGCACGCCGAGCAGCGCCTCGTTTTCACCCTTCAGCGGAATGGCGTGAAAGCTCTCGCTGTCGGCGGCGTCGGCGGACCATTGCACCACCTCGTCGGAGTCGCGCTTCTGTTGCTGCACGCGCGCGATCAGCGGCGCCAGGCGGTCGGCATTGTCCACTGCTCCGTTCGGACCGATCAGCGACTGCGCCGAGAACCCCGGCTGCAGGTTCTGATAGAGCAGGACACGGGTGCCGGCGGGCAGCGTGAGCGAGGCGATGAACGCATGATCCATCCGCTGTCCGCCGTAGATGAACGTCGGGGGCTTGTCGCCGACCTTCACGCTCGTGGCCGCCATGACGCCCAGCGTTGCACCATCGGGAAGGGGGACCAGGCGCAGCACCGCGCCTTTCGCCGGCAGATCGGGCGGGATGTCCTCCTTATATCCAAAGCGCGCGGGCCATTGCGCCGACGAGATGATGGTGCCCTCGGCGGAAACGAACTCCAGCAGGTCGAGCTGGTAAGCGTCGGCGACGGTTTTTGCCTCGGTGACATAAGCGCCGGTATCGCCGCCGCTGCCGAGATCGAGGGCCATCTTTGCGACCGCATCGCCGGCCCCAACGGAGCTGATGCGGTGCACGACTGCGTCGCCGCGCCGCGCGAATTCGCTGCGGAACTGCGCCGCCAGGGCATCGGTACGCTCGGCGTCGGCGCGCTCGAACGCGCTCCGCGTCCGGAGGGAGACGACCGTCGAGACGGATCCCACCGTGACCAGCACGATGAGCGAGAGCGCGATCAGCAGCCGGCGACGGAAACTCATGGGCGCGTCGCTCCTATCACCGGCGCAAGCGATTCCGCGCCCAGCCAGACGTCCTGAAGTTGCCAGCTTGCGTCGCGGGTGCGCACCCAGTTGCGCACGCGCGCACCGAGGACATAGGCCGCCGGAAGGTACGCGATCGGAATCGCCCAGTGGTCCTTAAGCGCGGAAACGGTGGCGCGGTAAACGCCGTCGGCGGTCGACGGTTGACGGTCGACAGTTTCTCCGGTTGTGAGCGCAAGGCGGTCGGTGCGCGCGATTTCGCTGAGCGCGACTGCGGGATCCGTGGAGGCAAGCCGCACGCGCATGAGCTCGATGTCGGGCACAGTAATGTTCTGCGTGCTGGGCAGCGTTTTCAAGGTGATTCCCGCATCGTTGGCGTTGACCGCGACGCGCTCGGCGACCAGTCGAGCCAGTGGATCGGAGGCGTCGTAGACCAGCGTCAGAGGCGCCGTCTGCCTGGCCTCGGCGCGCAACTGTCGGGCACGCGCCACCTGGGGCGCCGACGCGAACAGGAAAGAATACCCCGTGATCCAATTGGGCAACAGGGCCCCCGTGGGCTCGCCGCGGCGCTGCAGGAGAACGCTGTAGATGGAATCGCGGTCGACGGTAAGTGCGATGGCCTCGCGCACGCGCGCATCGCGCACATTGGAGTGGCTGAAGCGCAGCGCCAGCAGGTCCACCGGTTCGCTGGTGAAAACCCGGCGCCCGGATTGCGCCAGCCGACTGAGCTGATCGGTCGCGGCCTCGGCGACATCGACGCGGTTGAGTTCGAAGTCCACCATCTGCTCGCGCGCGCCGCGGTTTAACTGGATGTCGATGGCGTCGAGAAACGGCCGCCCTTGCCAATTCTCTTCTACGGCGGCGAGCGTGAGCCGGCGGCCGGGTTGAAAATCGCTTACCCGGAAAGGGCCGGTGCCCAGCGGATTGCCGCCGCCATTGCGCAGCACAATTGAGTTGCGCGACAGCGCCAGCATGGCAGGCAGGTTCGCCAGCGCCTGCCCGGATTCAATGATCACGACATCGCCGACCACCCGCAGGTTCCAATCAGGATTGGCTTCGTGCAGCGACTGCGCGGCCAGTGCCGGGGCCAGCGCGGTGCCGTCGGAGAAGCGCACAGCATTCCGCAGGGTGAAGCGCCAGCGAGAGTCACCCTCCTGTTGCCATGACAGAGCAAGCGAGGGGATGGGATGGCCGCCGGCGTCGAGGCGGACGAGAGTGTCGTACAGGAGCGGCGCGATCTGCGCAAAACCCGGATCCTGCGCCGGCGTGGCAGGATCGAGCGACTGCAGCGCGGTACGTATTTCGACGCGCAGTGTGCCGCCGTAGCGGGGCCGTGTTTCAGCGGATGCGGACGAGGCCAGCAACAGGATAGCCGCGAGTAGAGGTTGCACTGCTCTCGTTTCACGTTTCGCGTTGTGGCGATTCGGTCGGGAAACAACGCGGCTGACAACGTGACACTTGAAACGTGAAACTTGTGGCGCAAGGCAGGCGAAGACAGCGCAACGGAAGCGCTGAAACTCGGAGATTAGGCGCTCCCAGCGACTACTGCCCGCAGCTGATCGAAAGTTCGAAGGCATCGTATTTGCCTGTCTTCAAATTCTTGACGACTGCCGTCGCGCTGCGCTCATCCGAGGCCGTCCACAGCGCGGTGACCGGTCCGCCGAAATCCACGGCCGGCGCGACTTCCACCGGCTCCCGATCGGCAATCTCGAAGGCGCGCATCACGTCCGGCGTCTCCGCGTCTCCCGTGCCGGTGACCAGCAACTGCGTTTGTGCGCCGCAGGAACTCTTGACGGCGGCGATGTCGCTGCCCCAATCGCGCGCGCGCGCCCCAACATCATTGACACCATCCATCATGTGTACGGAACCGTCGGTGCGGGCGAAAATCCAGAGCGTGTACAGCGGCCGTGGAATCGCGGCGGCAGAGTAAAAAGCAGGTGCGCTGGCCAACTTGCCGATGGCAGGCGTCAGCGTGCCGGTAAAGAAATTGCGAGAGGCACTCAAGGGCGCGGCCTGCGTCGCGGTGAGCGGCCATGGGTTCTCGGCGTCTCGGCAGTTGAGTGTCAGCGGCGGCGTGGTCGTCGAGGCGCAGAACACGCCGGGGAGATAGGCGTCGAAAAGATGATCGCGCGCCAGCATCAGCCTTCCGCGGACTTCGCGCGGCCAGGCGTGCGTGTGCGGGATGGTAAATTGCTGCTCAGCAATCCAGCCCCCGCCGGCCATCTTGAATAATAAGACGTTCTGCGGATCGAGCACCACTATGTGCGCGTCCCTCCCGGCCTGCACCAGGGCGAGGTCCAGGATCCGCGCGTCCTGGGACCACAGCAGCGTCTTGTGGATGGTGACAAGCGAGCTGGTCTGCAATGTCGCTGCATTCTGCGAGCGCGTCGCCGTCACCATCGCGACCCTGGTTTCGCTGCCCTGGCGGACCTCTGCGACCCAGAGATATCCCTGCGCGTTTTCAGACAGCGTGAGCTTGATATCGGCGGCCGCATTCGCGGCGACCACGCGCACTCCGGCGGCGCGCAATTCGTTCTGCAGATCGCGCTTGATGAGGGGAATATTGTCGGCGGTCAACGACGACATATTTTGCGCGGTGAGGGTAACCGTTCCAGGCCCGTTGATAGCGGCAATTTCGCGCGCAAGCTGGCCGATGGGCTCGGCCCATTGCGCGGCCGCCGGAAGACACAACGTGAGCCCGAGCGCAATGAGCGCCGAGAGCCGGGTTCGGTGGGAGGTCATGAACCTGCGCGGATTATAACCTGCGATCGTCATGGCAATTGGCTCGGATTGACGTTCTTGCGAACTGACGGTCGCCAGCTACTTGGCCGACGACCGTCGCCCGTAGA
It contains:
- a CDS encoding sigma-54 dependent transcriptional regulator gives rise to the protein MPTKAQLLIVDDEANTLASLSRAFRLAGHEATVCDNAGKALELAKSREFDLILSDVVMPGRDGLALLEDLKAAGVSAPVVMMSGQAHIEMAVRATRLGALDFLEKPLSTDKLLLTVDNALKLKRLEQENQQLKARLGKHEIVWSGPAMKRVMAQIERVAASETRVCICGETGTGKELVARTLHEKSQRHNGPFVTLNCAAVPAELIESELFGHEKGSFTGAGSRHIGKFEQANGGTLFLDEIGDMPLAMQAKLLRVLEESEVERIGGDRPIAVDVRVLVATHRNLEELVREGKFRQDLFHRVYVFPLTLPPLRSRVEDIPALVEHFAKQVSAQNNWKPMRFAPEAVAALERYPWPGNVRELRNAVERLMLLASDGEVNAETVELALPQGAAGSTASGTLGERAAEFERQTILSELKRHQHHITNTAKALGLERSHLYKKCQQLGINLRAARGGGA
- a CDS encoding ABC transporter substrate-binding protein, encoding MQPLLAAILLLASSASAETRPRYGGTLRVEIRTALQSLDPATPAQDPGFAQIAPLLYDTLVRLDAGGHPIPSLALSWQQEGDSRWRFTLRNAVRFSDGTALAPALAAQSLHEANPDWNLRVVGDVVIIESGQALANLPAMLALSRNSIVLRNGGGNPLGTGPFRVSDFQPGRRLTLAAVEENWQGRPFLDAIDIQLNRGAREQMVDFELNRVDVAEAATDQLSRLAQSGRRVFTSEPVDLLALRFSHSNVRDARVREAIALTVDRDSIYSVLLQRRGEPTGALLPNWITGYSFLFASAPQVARARQLRAEARQTAPLTLVYDASDPLARLVAERVAVNANDAGITLKTLPSTQNITVPDIELMRVRLASTDPAVALSEIARTDRLALTTGETVDRQPSTADGVYRATVSALKDHWAIPIAYLPAAYVLGARVRNWVRTRDASWQLQDVWLGAESLAPVIGATRP
- a CDS encoding HAMP domain-containing sensor histidine kinase — its product is MSFRRRLLIALSLIVLVTVGSVSTVVSLRTRSAFERADAERTDALAAQFRSEFARRGDAVVHRISSVGAGDAVAKMALDLGSGGDTGAYVTEAKTVADAYQLDLLEFVSAEGTIISSAQWPARFGYKEDIPPDLPAKGAVLRLVPLPDGATLGVMAATSVKVGDKPPTFIYGGQRMDHAFIASLTLPAGTRVLLYQNLQPGFSAQSLIGPNGAVDNADRLAPLIARVQQQKRDSDEVVQWSADAADSESFHAIPLKGENEALLGVLLVGSSRRGLVELQRHIGAFALIVGGIGILLAVVLSSWVAARVTQPIERLAEAAREVAAGNWETQVEVASRDEIGELADSFNSMTRQLAEQRERAMQAERVAAWRELARRLAHELKNPLFPLQITVENLLRARNSAEFDEVFQESAATLLTELGNMKTIIGRFSDFSKMPQPQLQAVNVNDIARQVVKLHEAQFQRGVIPSEAAQPASRGPLRSVVAKLELDDSLSAIDADPDLLHRALSNLVLNALDAMPDGGTLTLRTSATGKHVRLEVSDTGTGLTREECERLFTPYYTTKVHGTGLGLAIVQSVVSDHHGGISVDSTPGKGTTFRIDLPRRSSTSSVSNDMFKSAISG